The Agromyces hippuratus genome has a window encoding:
- a CDS encoding glycosyltransferase — MATVVFCPVTFNLAETTRMIQVAQALDPAHRVVFMGYETDFVDLIRDAGFDYRACEPAWTRAERDQAIAFDQGRSFRSPFTPALVGARVELERRLIRELDAAAVVTGSNLTSFISARAEGVPLFYPVPFPLTRPQVAQAKHLALVGGRGWIARAADRVATSVFRWIYNSAPLAPRAFTSVAKANGVPPLRTVSDLLTADRNLVTEMPWEMDGFELPDGFELVGPIFAHLESPMPDLVAELADAPEPLVYLGLGSSADRKLALDAARALGTLPINVVAPIRHYLEPGDAVPSNVHVTQLLPAHRLGGLVDAAVLHGGQGTVQTACATGVPFVGMGLQPEQTWHVRACERRGNAIAVSPKHVARPEFLAAVRRVLDDPGIRAAADDVREAYRGADGAAASARLIERAVALKG; from the coding sequence GACCCGGCGCACCGGGTGGTCTTCATGGGGTACGAGACCGACTTCGTCGACCTCATCCGCGATGCGGGGTTCGACTACCGCGCGTGCGAACCGGCATGGACTCGTGCGGAACGCGATCAGGCGATCGCGTTCGACCAGGGGCGGTCGTTCCGCAGCCCGTTCACGCCGGCGCTCGTCGGGGCGCGGGTCGAGCTCGAGCGCCGGCTGATCCGCGAGCTCGATGCTGCCGCCGTCGTGACCGGATCGAACCTCACTTCGTTCATCTCCGCCCGAGCCGAGGGCGTGCCGCTGTTCTATCCGGTGCCGTTTCCGCTCACGCGTCCGCAGGTAGCGCAGGCGAAGCACCTCGCTCTGGTCGGCGGTCGCGGATGGATCGCGCGCGCGGCCGACCGAGTCGCGACCTCGGTCTTCCGGTGGATCTACAACTCGGCGCCCCTCGCGCCCCGCGCCTTCACGAGCGTCGCGAAGGCGAACGGCGTTCCTCCGCTGCGCACCGTCTCCGACCTGCTCACTGCCGATCGCAACCTCGTCACCGAGATGCCGTGGGAGATGGACGGATTCGAACTCCCCGACGGGTTCGAGCTCGTCGGGCCGATCTTCGCCCATCTCGAGTCGCCGATGCCCGACCTCGTCGCCGAGCTCGCTGACGCGCCAGAGCCGCTCGTCTACCTCGGCCTCGGCTCATCTGCCGACCGGAAGCTGGCGCTCGATGCGGCGCGCGCCCTCGGGACGCTGCCGATCAATGTCGTCGCGCCCATCCGGCACTATCTCGAACCTGGCGATGCGGTGCCGTCGAACGTCCACGTCACTCAGTTGCTTCCGGCGCATCGCCTCGGCGGGCTGGTCGACGCGGCGGTGCTCCACGGCGGCCAGGGCACCGTGCAGACCGCCTGTGCCACGGGCGTGCCGTTCGTCGGCATGGGGCTCCAGCCCGAGCAGACCTGGCATGTGCGCGCCTGCGAACGCAGGGGCAACGCGATCGCCGTGTCTCCGAAGCATGTTGCCCGACCCGAGTTCCTCGCCGCGGTGCGTCGTGTGCTCGACGACCCGGGAATCCGGGCCGCGGCCGACGACGTGCGCGAGGCGTATCGCGGCGCCGACGGGGCGGCCGCCTCGGCCCGCCTGATCGAGCGCGCCGTCGCCCTGAAAGGGTGA
- a CDS encoding AraC family transcriptional regulator, with protein sequence MIAVLNRVVDLVEEHLTEEIDVAGLTAELGTTEYHVRRMFSSLAGMPLSEYIRRRRMTVAAADVLGGRDLLGTAVRFGYGSTEAFNRAFRAVHGISPGDARRDGGPLRTQPQLRFRLTVEGNTTMETRIADRPAFRLVGHTARVPLIHQGPNPHIQAHIASIPEAEHARLKALSDTEPAGLLQVSADVDPDSTEGSELTYLHGVAVGEAAPVPDDLDAIEVPAGTWAVFRTAGPYPAALQSTWAATASEWFPSNPWQLRPGPSIVAILDRAADFSTATTELWLPVERA encoded by the coding sequence GTGATCGCAGTGCTGAACCGAGTGGTCGATCTCGTCGAGGAGCACCTCACCGAGGAGATCGACGTCGCCGGTCTGACGGCCGAGCTCGGCACCACCGAATATCACGTTCGGCGGATGTTCTCGTCACTGGCCGGCATGCCGTTGTCGGAGTACATCCGGCGACGGCGCATGACGGTCGCCGCGGCCGATGTTCTCGGAGGCCGCGATCTGCTGGGAACCGCGGTGCGCTTCGGGTACGGCTCCACGGAGGCGTTCAACCGCGCGTTCCGGGCCGTGCACGGCATCAGCCCGGGCGATGCCCGGCGAGACGGTGGCCCCCTTCGTACACAACCACAGCTCAGGTTCCGCCTGACCGTAGAAGGGAACACCACGATGGAGACTCGCATCGCAGATCGACCGGCCTTCCGGCTCGTCGGCCATACCGCCCGCGTACCGCTCATTCACCAGGGCCCCAACCCGCACATCCAAGCCCACATCGCCTCGATACCCGAAGCGGAGCACGCTCGCCTCAAGGCCCTGAGCGATACCGAACCGGCGGGGCTGCTGCAGGTCAGTGCCGACGTCGACCCCGACAGCACCGAGGGCAGCGAGTTGACCTACCTGCACGGCGTCGCCGTCGGCGAAGCCGCACCCGTGCCCGACGATCTCGACGCGATCGAGGTGCCGGCCGGCACCTGGGCGGTGTTCCGCACGGCGGGCCCCTACCCGGCGGCCCTCCAGTCGACGTGGGCGGCGACGGCGTCGGAGTGGTTCCCCTCCAACCCCTGGCAGCTGAGGCCCGGCCCGTCGATCGTGGCCATCCTCGACCGCGCCGCTGACTTCAGCACGGCGACCACCGAGCTGTGGCTGCCGGTGGAACGCGCCTGA
- a CDS encoding peptidoglycan-binding domain-containing protein: MALAIAGLCAIAPATAATAYSGTSGKGCTAYQYSRGGYATCVGQIQRMLNGVQSAYSLGSALAVDNSFGPATESQVRKFQSWVHITSDGIVGRNTWNTLCSYAGQVNFAYASSSAAKRTAWQAAYDAGCYVEKPASGSPGYVTISKY; the protein is encoded by the coding sequence GTGGCGCTCGCGATCGCAGGGCTCTGCGCCATCGCGCCGGCGACCGCGGCGACCGCGTACAGCGGAACGTCCGGCAAGGGCTGCACGGCCTACCAGTACTCGCGCGGCGGATACGCCACGTGCGTCGGGCAGATCCAGCGGATGCTGAACGGCGTGCAGTCGGCGTACAGCCTCGGCAGCGCCCTCGCCGTCGACAACTCGTTCGGTCCCGCCACCGAGTCGCAGGTGCGCAAGTTCCAGAGCTGGGTGCACATCACCTCCGACGGCATCGTCGGCCGCAACACGTGGAACACGCTCTGCTCGTACGCCGGCCAGGTCAACTTCGCCTACGCGAGTTCGAGCGCGGCGAAGCGCACGGCGTGGCAGGCCGCGTACGACGCCGGATGCTACGTCGAGAAGCCGGCGTCGGGGTCCCCTGGCTACGTCACGATCTCGAAGTACTGA